One window of Legionella pneumophila subsp. pneumophila str. Philadelphia 1 genomic DNA carries:
- the proB gene encoding glutamate 5-kinase, with protein MKIIIKVGTQSILSVDGSPIYSVLNNLVNQIIYLKNLGHQVILVSSGAVGSGRKIAKNSLGKTYGDTVGEKQLLASIGQPELMNLYSSLFKNENILVSQLLLTKQDFHTRQHYLNIARLLTELLKHQNIIPIVNENDSVAIEELMFTDNDELAGLIAAQINADYLILLTNVDGVFTSHPNDPESKLINTIDPNSGWPNVSAVKSKLGRGGMVSKLDTARKMAGLGINTVIANVNVESIVPKILNREAVGTIILASKRKSSIKRWIAFSHRTSLPSIVINDNLITLLRNGNRVMSILPIGIEDFRGECKKGDLIDILNSNNEKIGVGIARYDFLRLKDYLRLQNKPAFIHYDQLHIL; from the coding sequence ATGAAAATTATTATAAAAGTCGGAACACAAAGTATTTTATCGGTCGACGGAAGTCCAATCTATTCCGTACTCAATAATCTTGTAAATCAAATTATTTATTTAAAGAACCTGGGGCATCAGGTCATTTTAGTAAGCTCTGGGGCTGTGGGCTCTGGTCGAAAAATAGCTAAGAACTCTCTGGGAAAAACATATGGCGATACAGTGGGAGAGAAGCAACTCTTGGCTTCAATAGGCCAACCCGAACTGATGAATCTCTATTCTAGCTTGTTTAAAAATGAAAACATTTTAGTATCTCAGTTATTACTTACCAAACAAGACTTCCATACTAGACAGCATTATTTAAATATTGCCCGTTTATTAACAGAATTGCTAAAGCATCAAAATATTATCCCTATTGTTAATGAAAATGATTCGGTAGCCATTGAAGAATTAATGTTTACCGATAATGATGAATTAGCAGGACTTATTGCAGCTCAAATTAATGCTGATTATCTAATACTCTTAACCAATGTCGATGGTGTGTTTACATCTCATCCCAATGATCCTGAATCAAAACTCATTAATACAATTGACCCCAATTCAGGTTGGCCCAATGTCTCTGCTGTAAAATCAAAATTAGGCCGAGGTGGTATGGTATCCAAACTGGATACTGCCAGAAAAATGGCTGGTTTAGGTATCAATACAGTGATCGCAAATGTAAATGTAGAATCCATTGTTCCAAAAATTCTAAATAGGGAAGCAGTTGGAACCATAATTCTTGCTAGTAAAAGAAAATCCAGTATAAAGAGATGGATTGCTTTTAGTCATAGAACTTCCTTACCATCTATAGTAATTAATGATAATTTAATTACCTTATTACGAAATGGTAATCGTGTAATGAGCATTTTACCAATAGGGATAGAAGATTTTCGTGGAGAATGCAAAAAAGGGGATTTAATTGATATCCTTAATTCCAACAATGAAAAGATAGGAGTTGGAATCGCCAGGTATGATTTCTTAAGATTAAAGGACTATCTTAGACTTCAAAATAAGCCTGCATTTATACATTACGATCAATTGCATATTCTATAG
- a CDS encoding ATP-binding cassette domain-containing protein gives MNHKPIQFKDLSLIYPHKTCFQDFSGEIHFADRIALIGRNGSGKSTLLKMLCGLFLAPAGEIKIPHDVRFGHLPQVLENCPDLSGGQRLNRVLSKILSYEPNVLLLDEPTNHLDRRNRCSLMRMLEHYPGTLIIASHDIELINTVTDTLWHIDLGQVTVFRGTYFDYQQILEDKKASIEQELSRIVRQKKESHLALMKEQERNKRARVQGEKKITQRKWPTIRSHTKLGSAITTGNKRLSHINYKKQQLLEELSSLNYPEVIKPKFRLKGLGHHKPLIRIQDASVAYEAVVILENIHFHLSGCERAALYGKNASGKSTFVKAILGESQIKRTGEWAVPDCNTIGYIDQHYQHLNFNETVLDLMRSSMPHAFHTEIRAHLNDFLFRKNEEVEIKVKNLSGGEKARLSMALIAANPPKLLILDEITNNVDLETRTHIIQVLREFQGAMLVISHDYDFLESIHIETRYQIHQGKIHHFNEKQLEVVHHD, from the coding sequence ATGAACCATAAACCGATTCAATTTAAAGACCTCAGTCTTATCTATCCGCATAAAACCTGTTTTCAAGACTTTAGTGGTGAAATCCATTTCGCTGATCGCATTGCACTGATTGGCCGTAATGGCTCAGGAAAATCAACGCTACTCAAGATGCTTTGTGGTCTTTTTTTAGCCCCTGCGGGCGAAATTAAAATACCCCATGATGTTCGCTTTGGTCATTTACCTCAAGTGCTTGAAAATTGTCCTGATTTAAGTGGCGGTCAGCGATTAAACCGAGTATTAAGCAAAATACTGTCGTATGAGCCTAATGTATTGTTGTTAGATGAGCCCACAAATCATCTGGACAGACGTAATCGTTGTTCTTTAATGCGCATGCTTGAGCATTATCCTGGGACATTGATTATAGCCTCTCATGATATAGAACTCATCAATACAGTCACAGATACTCTATGGCATATTGATTTAGGTCAAGTGACTGTATTCAGAGGAACTTATTTTGATTATCAACAAATTCTTGAAGACAAGAAAGCATCGATTGAACAGGAGTTATCAAGGATTGTACGACAGAAAAAAGAATCACATCTTGCTTTGATGAAAGAGCAGGAGCGTAATAAACGTGCGCGTGTTCAGGGTGAAAAGAAGATAACCCAACGCAAATGGCCAACGATTCGATCTCATACAAAGCTCGGTTCAGCAATTACAACAGGCAATAAACGATTAAGTCACATTAACTATAAAAAACAACAATTACTCGAGGAGCTTTCTTCTCTAAACTATCCGGAGGTAATTAAGCCCAAATTTAGGTTAAAGGGACTTGGGCACCATAAACCCTTAATCAGGATTCAAGACGCTTCTGTTGCCTATGAGGCTGTTGTGATTCTTGAAAATATTCATTTTCACCTTAGCGGTTGCGAACGAGCGGCATTATATGGCAAGAATGCATCAGGTAAGTCGACCTTTGTCAAAGCGATTTTGGGGGAAAGTCAAATTAAGAGAACAGGGGAATGGGCTGTGCCTGATTGCAATACAATAGGCTATATCGATCAACATTATCAACATTTGAACTTCAATGAAACAGTCCTGGATTTAATGCGCTCCAGTATGCCCCATGCATTTCATACAGAAATTCGTGCTCATTTAAATGATTTTTTATTTCGCAAAAATGAAGAAGTAGAAATTAAGGTCAAAAATCTTTCTGGTGGTGAAAAGGCAAGGTTATCGATGGCATTGATTGCTGCAAATCCACCTAAACTACTTATTTTAGATGAGATCACGAACAATGTAGATTTGGAAACACGCACTCATATCATTCAGGTGCTGCGTGAATTCCAAGGTGCAATGCTGGTTATTTCTCATGACTATGACTTTTTAGAATCCATTCACATTGAAACCAGGTATCAGATTCATCAAGGGAAGATACATCATTTCAATGAGAAACAATTAGAGGTAGTGCATCATGACTAA
- a CDS encoding ABC transporter ATP-binding protein, which produces MTNRLPNHLGSFMWHFLKPYRGIVILFILFALLAGFWGPFNSLLIKSFINTLAEKTSQDLSSLYWIAGLLVLNFIVFDNITWRTLGYLNYKYQAIIKNQIISQTFEYVLGGSTQFFQDNLSGRIADQITTLADNLEIILHRVSVDFLRGASLLVVSFITAYFVNVLFFYILFLWFVAFASFSIWMSARLVQLSDDHASSESQLSGQLVDSLANQSNIRIFSRKIYEVKRMNTFFRLVQQAFQRKELFIVLLCCAQGGMIAVMMGLASITLIYLYGKGLVSIGDFALILGLSMELGHMMWYTMYQVDQFNQALGKARQSLNALVIPHDIKDKSNASQLVVTQGRIEFSKVKFHYQGGYSLFQNKSVTIEPGQKVGLVGYSGSGKSTFVNLILRLYEVVDGQILIDGQNLAEVTQESLRQAIAMIPQDPTLFHRSLMDNIRYGRTDATDEEVILASRKAHSHEFISLLPEGYKTLVGERGVKLSGGQRQRIAIARAILKNAPILMLDEATSQLDSITESNIQESLWDLMQGKTTLVVAHRLSTLLHMDRILVFDKGHIIEDGTHTELLNRGGLYKTLWDAQVGGFLPDQQNEKGE; this is translated from the coding sequence ATGACTAATCGTTTGCCCAATCACTTGGGCTCTTTTATGTGGCATTTTTTAAAACCATATCGAGGCATAGTGATATTATTTATCCTGTTTGCTCTATTGGCCGGGTTTTGGGGACCATTCAATAGCTTATTGATTAAGTCTTTCATTAACACTTTGGCTGAAAAAACAAGTCAGGACCTATCTTCTTTGTATTGGATTGCTGGATTATTGGTATTGAACTTTATTGTTTTTGACAATATAACCTGGCGAACACTTGGGTACTTGAACTATAAATATCAAGCGATCATTAAAAACCAAATCATTAGCCAAACATTTGAGTATGTGTTAGGAGGAAGCACGCAATTTTTTCAGGATAATCTATCCGGGCGAATTGCCGATCAAATCACGACCCTTGCTGATAATCTTGAGATTATTTTGCATCGTGTGTCTGTAGATTTTCTTCGTGGCGCTTCATTATTAGTGGTTTCATTTATTACAGCCTATTTTGTTAATGTCTTGTTCTTTTATATTTTGTTTCTCTGGTTCGTCGCCTTTGCCTCATTTAGTATTTGGATGTCAGCGCGATTAGTCCAGTTGTCTGATGATCACGCAAGTTCTGAATCACAGCTTTCCGGGCAGTTGGTAGATAGCCTGGCGAATCAATCCAACATTCGTATCTTTTCACGAAAAATCTACGAAGTGAAACGTATGAACACTTTCTTTCGCTTGGTACAACAGGCTTTTCAAAGAAAAGAGCTTTTTATTGTTTTGTTATGTTGTGCACAAGGAGGAATGATTGCAGTCATGATGGGTTTGGCATCGATTACTTTAATCTATTTGTATGGTAAAGGTCTTGTGAGCATTGGTGATTTTGCCTTGATTCTCGGACTGTCCATGGAATTGGGTCATATGATGTGGTACACCATGTACCAAGTGGATCAATTTAACCAAGCCTTAGGCAAAGCAAGGCAAAGTTTGAATGCATTGGTGATCCCTCATGACATTAAAGATAAAAGTAACGCATCTCAATTAGTAGTTACCCAAGGACGAATTGAATTTTCAAAGGTAAAATTTCATTACCAAGGCGGTTATTCTCTGTTCCAAAATAAGTCTGTAACGATTGAACCAGGTCAAAAAGTGGGTTTAGTAGGCTATTCAGGCAGTGGTAAATCGACTTTTGTGAATCTGATTTTACGACTTTATGAGGTTGTGGATGGACAGATTCTCATTGATGGTCAAAACCTTGCCGAAGTCACGCAAGAAAGTTTAAGGCAAGCTATTGCTATGATTCCTCAAGACCCAACTCTTTTTCATCGAAGCTTAATGGACAACATACGCTATGGCAGAACGGATGCAACGGATGAGGAAGTGATATTAGCCTCCAGGAAAGCTCATTCACATGAATTCATAAGTCTTTTGCCAGAAGGCTATAAAACCCTGGTAGGGGAGCGTGGGGTTAAACTATCAGGTGGTCAGCGCCAGCGCATTGCGATTGCCCGAGCCATCTTAAAAAATGCTCCGATTTTAATGCTGGATGAAGCCACATCTCAGCTTGATTCCATTACCGAATCCAATATTCAAGAGAGTCTCTGGGATTTAATGCAGGGAAAAACAACCCTGGTAGTTGCTCATCGCTTGTCTACCCTCCTGCATATGGACCGAATTTTAGTCTTCGATAAAGGCCATATTATCGAAGACGGTACGCACACTGAACTATTGAATCGTGGCGGTTTGTACAAAACCTTGTGGGATGCTCAAGTTGGTGGTTTTTTGCCAGATCAACAGAATGAAAAAGGAGAATAA
- a CDS encoding c-type cytochrome has product MDKNLKLMFLLVYVISLVLLSACCFGAPNSIEKQLKIIIANKAYTLSDLKKQFKTIRVSIPFNPAYNNVKKVYYAFDMNQILTKLLAVDLQKNNVDQVLLAQTADNYMSQTPLLYFTTKGQAYLAYQEAPETISDKDITKDGRWSYINQHGKKDNPGPFYIVWDNTSTYPAGWPYQVISIQIVNKKDLAFSRFLNPLHESESIKNGHHIFNNMCSTCHSIFYKGAQGRAPDLGKVTSYLTPSDISKLVKHGRGYMPPIGKNLSTEEINDLIKFLIWVNRQSSKLKCEIND; this is encoded by the coding sequence ATGGATAAGAACCTAAAATTAATGTTTCTACTGGTTTATGTAATTAGCCTTGTATTACTTTCAGCATGTTGTTTTGGGGCACCCAATTCAATAGAAAAACAACTTAAAATAATTATTGCAAATAAGGCATATACGCTGTCAGATCTTAAAAAACAGTTTAAAACCATACGTGTTAGCATCCCCTTTAATCCTGCTTATAATAATGTGAAAAAAGTATATTATGCTTTTGATATGAATCAGATTTTAACAAAATTGTTGGCAGTAGATTTACAAAAGAACAATGTAGACCAGGTATTATTAGCTCAAACAGCAGATAACTATATGTCTCAAACCCCCCTGTTGTATTTTACGACAAAAGGTCAAGCCTATCTTGCTTATCAAGAAGCGCCCGAAACAATTTCTGACAAGGACATCACCAAAGATGGTCGCTGGAGTTATATTAATCAACACGGTAAAAAAGATAATCCCGGCCCTTTCTATATTGTATGGGATAATACAAGCACCTACCCTGCCGGTTGGCCATACCAGGTTATTTCGATTCAAATAGTGAATAAAAAAGACCTTGCTTTTTCTCGTTTCTTAAATCCTTTGCATGAATCAGAGTCTATAAAAAATGGTCATCATATTTTTAATAATATGTGCTCCACTTGCCACTCTATATTTTACAAGGGTGCTCAAGGACGCGCACCAGACTTAGGCAAAGTGACGAGCTACTTAACACCTTCTGATATCAGTAAGCTTGTAAAGCATGGACGAGGATACATGCCACCGATAGGCAAAAACCTCTCTACGGAAGAAATTAATGATCTCATTAAATTTTTAATCTGGGTTAACAGACAATCATCCAAACTAAAATGCGAAATTAATGACTAA
- a CDS encoding GNAT family N-acetyltransferase, whose product MIQIEIVIKTLELSDIPILVDAFQKANWEKPASLFEAYYQEQRKSLRIVWLAYSQDQIAGYVTLKWISQYQPFAHQKIPEIMDLNVLPSFRKQGVGTALLQAAEEKAAGESDVVGIGVGLYGGHDGGYGQAQRLYVNRGYIPDGLGVTYSYKPTVPGQIYPLDDDLILWFTKKLR is encoded by the coding sequence ATGATTCAAATAGAAATTGTCATTAAAACACTGGAGCTATCCGACATCCCCATTCTGGTTGATGCATTTCAGAAAGCAAATTGGGAAAAACCCGCTTCATTGTTTGAAGCCTATTACCAGGAACAGCGAAAGTCTCTTCGGATAGTATGGTTGGCTTATTCTCAAGACCAAATTGCTGGTTACGTTACTCTAAAATGGATATCGCAATATCAGCCGTTCGCACATCAAAAAATTCCAGAAATTATGGATTTAAATGTATTGCCCTCTTTTCGTAAACAGGGAGTGGGGACTGCTTTACTGCAAGCCGCTGAAGAAAAAGCAGCAGGCGAAAGTGATGTTGTGGGGATTGGCGTTGGTTTATATGGCGGCCATGATGGAGGATATGGGCAAGCTCAACGGCTTTATGTCAATCGAGGTTATATCCCTGATGGTTTAGGTGTCACTTATAGTTATAAGCCAACTGTTCCAGGGCAGATCTATCCTTTAGATGATGATCTCATTTTATGGTTTACAAAAAAATTAAGATGA
- a CDS encoding GNAT family N-acetyltransferase yields MSVKQEQCLIKVVSYDSNWPVQFEQEAERIKKALGSNCIEIHHIGSTSVPDLVAKPVIDMIPVVLDISKVDGANAAIRALGYEAKGEYGIPFRRYFQKGDNRLTHHAHVFELGNPEIERHLKFRDWMRMHPKDREAYARLKQELARRYSDDITAYCLGKEDFIATIDKKAGFNGLRMVKALTTREWDKVRHFRQFYFFDKAGLSDPYTWTFEHNAHVHFVLFQGSEITGYAHLQLWSHNRAALRIIVIDELKRNHQYGTRFLALCEKWLKSQGYQSLHVESSPDALKFYRNNGYIDMPFDDPDGYEGDPRDTAVGKIL; encoded by the coding sequence ATGTCAGTCAAGCAAGAGCAGTGTCTCATTAAAGTGGTTTCTTATGATTCGAATTGGCCTGTGCAATTTGAACAGGAAGCAGAGCGGATTAAAAAAGCGTTAGGCAGTAACTGCATTGAAATTCATCATATTGGTTCCACTTCAGTACCTGATTTGGTTGCAAAACCAGTCATCGATATGATTCCAGTTGTATTAGATATTAGCAAAGTAGATGGAGCTAATGCTGCCATACGAGCACTTGGCTATGAAGCAAAAGGAGAATACGGTATTCCCTTTCGCCGTTATTTCCAAAAGGGAGATAATCGACTAACGCATCATGCTCATGTTTTTGAGCTTGGAAACCCCGAAATCGAGCGCCACTTAAAGTTTAGGGATTGGATGAGAATGCACCCGAAAGATAGAGAAGCTTATGCACGTTTAAAACAAGAGTTGGCGCGCCGATATTCGGATGACATTACCGCCTATTGCCTGGGTAAAGAAGATTTTATTGCAACAATTGATAAAAAAGCCGGGTTTAATGGATTAAGAATGGTTAAGGCACTAACAACACGTGAATGGGATAAGGTGCGTCATTTCAGACAATTTTATTTTTTTGACAAAGCAGGGCTTTCTGATCCTTATACCTGGACTTTTGAGCATAATGCGCATGTTCATTTTGTTTTATTTCAAGGAAGCGAAATCACAGGTTATGCTCATCTGCAATTATGGTCTCATAACAGAGCAGCACTAAGGATTATCGTTATCGATGAGCTTAAAAGAAACCATCAATACGGTACCCGTTTTTTGGCATTATGTGAAAAATGGCTCAAAAGTCAGGGCTATCAAAGTTTGCATGTCGAGTCGTCACCAGATGCTCTGAAATTTTATCGAAATAATGGTTATATCGATATGCCTTTTGATGATCCCGATGGCTATGAAGGTGATCCACGGGATACTGCAGTAGGAAAAATATTATGA
- a CDS encoding glutamate-5-semialdehyde dehydrogenase produces MNTNIANQLRAAKKATTDLNLIQSDTRTIILKTLAANLEKHIENIIQENQKDLSLMLEQDPRYDRLLLNKERILSLVNDVRKVANLPNPLGVNLFEKSMPNGLSIKKITVPLGVIAVIYESRPNVTIDIFSLCFKSGNVCILKGGKEAHFTNSYLLLLIKNTLKNFNINTDIVCLLPPERALMTQLLNATGLVDLCIPRGSQNLINFVRDNAKIPVIETGAGIVHTYFDKSGDLGKGKKIINNAKTRRVSVCNALDTLIIHADRLKDLPELVETLSQKNVIIYADQDAYHVLDKNYPEQLLIKAKPQDFGHEFLDYKLAIKTVPNIKAAIDHIQQFSSHHSEAVIAEDESAIDKFLTEVDAAAVYANASTAFTDGGEFGLGAEIGISTQKVHARGPMGLEALTSYKWVIRGTGQIRD; encoded by the coding sequence ATGAATACTAATATTGCTAACCAATTAAGGGCCGCTAAAAAAGCAACTACTGATCTTAACTTAATACAAAGTGATACCCGAACAATAATTTTGAAAACATTAGCGGCTAATTTAGAGAAGCACATTGAAAACATAATACAAGAAAATCAAAAAGATTTAAGTTTAATGCTTGAGCAAGATCCCAGATATGATCGTTTATTGTTAAATAAAGAGAGAATTTTGTCATTGGTGAATGATGTGAGAAAAGTAGCCAATTTACCTAACCCATTAGGAGTTAATCTCTTTGAAAAATCAATGCCAAATGGTTTGAGTATTAAGAAAATCACAGTACCTTTAGGTGTCATCGCAGTCATTTATGAGTCAAGACCTAATGTAACTATTGATATATTCAGCCTATGCTTTAAATCTGGAAACGTTTGTATTTTAAAAGGTGGAAAAGAAGCACATTTTACTAACAGTTATCTGCTTTTATTAATTAAAAATACATTAAAGAATTTTAATATAAACACAGATATTGTTTGTTTATTACCACCAGAAAGAGCATTGATGACTCAATTATTAAATGCCACAGGTCTTGTTGATTTATGCATTCCAAGAGGGAGCCAGAATTTAATAAATTTTGTCAGAGACAATGCCAAAATACCTGTCATTGAAACAGGGGCAGGTATCGTGCATACCTATTTTGATAAAAGTGGAGATTTGGGAAAAGGTAAAAAAATTATTAACAATGCTAAAACCAGAAGAGTAAGTGTTTGCAATGCGCTGGATACTTTGATTATTCATGCTGATCGTTTAAAAGATTTGCCAGAACTTGTGGAGACCTTGTCTCAAAAGAATGTGATTATCTATGCCGACCAGGATGCATATCATGTTTTAGATAAGAATTATCCTGAACAACTTTTAATTAAGGCAAAACCACAAGACTTTGGCCATGAATTTCTAGACTATAAATTAGCAATAAAAACAGTACCCAATATAAAAGCAGCTATTGATCATATTCAACAATTCAGTTCCCATCATAGTGAGGCTGTTATTGCAGAAGATGAGTCTGCAATTGATAAATTTCTAACTGAAGTGGATGCAGCAGCTGTCTATGCCAACGCTTCTACTGCGTTTACAGATGGCGGGGAATTCGGATTAGGGGCTGAAATTGGAATTAGTACGCAAAAAGTTCATGCAAGAGGACCCATGGGACTAGAGGCTTTAACAAGCTACAAATGGGTGATAAGAGGGACGGGACAAATTAGAGATTGA
- a CDS encoding MerR family transcriptional regulator, whose amino-acid sequence MTQWFVKDLSQLTSVSVQTLHHYDRIGLLKPSLRLANGYRVYSEKDLLKLQQIIALKFFGFELSQIKTLLAEEGNALNHFNSQARVLEQKASTLLDGAKTLRRIIDSVDKNQSIPWETIIQLIEVYKMTEHLEHGWVKEIFTPDELKQYAEFEKEMKANATPEQKAAMENNWSQLVDEVKNNLKQDPDSKIGIYLGKKIMDWVNGVYGKKYAHLRTKKFEQGFGEGKGLDEVGLTPQIVSWMDKAMDAYWRDRIYGILDQVGKAPSASVLDLWNEMLVDMYGEESSRKNVIYEIALNDDQVSPEAKAWLRNILDS is encoded by the coding sequence ATGACACAATGGTTCGTAAAAGATTTAAGCCAATTAACTAGTGTATCAGTGCAAACGTTACATCACTATGACCGTATAGGATTGCTAAAGCCTTCATTACGACTTGCCAATGGGTACCGTGTTTACTCTGAGAAGGATTTATTGAAATTACAACAGATTATTGCTTTGAAGTTTTTCGGTTTTGAGTTGTCACAAATCAAAACCTTACTCGCTGAAGAAGGTAATGCGCTCAATCATTTTAACAGCCAAGCTCGGGTGTTAGAACAAAAAGCATCCACTTTACTTGATGGAGCTAAAACTTTGAGGCGCATCATTGACTCTGTTGACAAAAATCAATCTATCCCATGGGAAACCATTATTCAACTTATAGAGGTATATAAAATGACAGAACATCTTGAGCATGGCTGGGTAAAGGAAATATTCACGCCGGATGAATTAAAGCAGTACGCTGAGTTTGAAAAAGAAATGAAAGCCAATGCCACGCCTGAGCAAAAAGCAGCTATGGAAAACAATTGGTCCCAGCTGGTTGATGAGGTAAAAAATAATCTAAAGCAAGATCCAGATTCAAAAATAGGAATTTATTTAGGAAAAAAGATTATGGATTGGGTTAATGGGGTCTACGGTAAAAAATATGCCCATTTAAGAACCAAAAAATTTGAACAGGGTTTTGGGGAAGGAAAAGGTCTTGATGAGGTTGGATTAACACCACAAATCGTATCCTGGATGGATAAAGCGATGGATGCTTACTGGAGAGACCGAATCTATGGGATTCTTGATCAAGTAGGAAAAGCTCCTTCAGCAAGCGTATTAGATCTTTGGAATGAAATGCTGGTTGATATGTATGGTGAGGAATCGTCACGAAAAAATGTCATATATGAAATCGCTTTAAATGACGATCAGGTTAGCCCTGAGGCAAAAGCCTGGCTTAGAAATATTTTAGATTCCTAA
- a CDS encoding MerR family transcriptional regulator, which produces MAYTVKQLAKISNVSVRTLHWYDEIGLLKPAYQGANGYRYYEEKQCLKLQQILFFRELGFPLNDIQKLLMQNDFDHIKALRAHKQVLESDINRKNQLIVTIDKTIQHLKGKHKMSNEELYYGFDSLRQKQYEKELVKEGVVSQDWMNNYKKKTSQWTQADKDRFIREGKDINQALILAINNQLKPASPEVQAIIHRHHAWVGWNPNKEGYIGLSQRYLTPEFRKLYERQHPDLLEFIIEGMLFYANKNLD; this is translated from the coding sequence ATGGCTTATACGGTAAAACAATTAGCAAAAATATCGAATGTAAGTGTGCGCACTTTACATTGGTATGATGAAATAGGCTTATTAAAACCAGCCTATCAAGGTGCTAATGGCTATCGTTATTATGAAGAAAAGCAGTGCTTAAAATTACAGCAAATTTTATTCTTCAGAGAGCTGGGATTCCCCTTGAATGATATTCAAAAACTGCTTATGCAAAATGATTTTGACCACATCAAAGCATTGAGAGCGCATAAACAGGTTTTGGAAAGCGATATCAATCGAAAAAATCAATTGATTGTAACGATTGATAAAACCATTCAACATTTAAAAGGTAAGCATAAGATGTCTAATGAAGAATTATATTATGGCTTTGATTCACTGCGGCAAAAACAATACGAAAAGGAATTAGTTAAAGAAGGCGTGGTTAGCCAGGATTGGATGAATAACTACAAGAAAAAAACAAGTCAATGGACTCAGGCTGATAAAGACCGATTTATTCGGGAGGGTAAAGATATCAATCAGGCACTGATTTTGGCTATTAATAATCAACTTAAGCCTGCTTCTCCAGAAGTACAAGCCATTATCCATAGGCACCATGCTTGGGTAGGTTGGAACCCAAACAAGGAAGGGTATATTGGGTTAAGCCAAAGATATTTGACTCCTGAGTTTAGAAAGCTTTATGAGCGGCAGCATCCTGATCTACTCGAATTCATTATTGAAGGGATGCTGTTTTATGCAAACAAGAACCTTGATTAA
- the blaOXA gene encoding class D beta-lactamase has protein sequence MKKIIIFLCTGLLFCVSTWAQGTCFLAKENQTVLKREGNDCDQRYSPASTFKIALSLMGFDSGILKDELHPEWPYKKEYELYLNVWKYPQNPHTWIRDSCVWYSQALTRQLGMKRFKGYVDAFHYGNQDVSGDRGQNNGLTHAWLSSSLSISPTEQIQFLQKIIYKKLPVSQKAYIMTKNIMYIQELPGGWKLYGKTGTGRQLTKDKSQKLPLQHGWFVGWIEKDERVITFAKHIADSKENNTFASFRAKNDALIQLFNLINELEK, from the coding sequence ATGAAGAAAATAATTATATTTTTGTGTACAGGATTATTATTTTGCGTCTCTACTTGGGCTCAAGGCACCTGTTTTTTAGCAAAAGAAAATCAAACTGTTTTAAAACGTGAGGGCAATGATTGCGATCAACGCTATTCGCCAGCATCAACTTTTAAAATTGCCCTTAGCCTCATGGGCTTTGATTCTGGAATATTAAAGGATGAGTTGCATCCTGAATGGCCATACAAAAAAGAATATGAACTTTATCTGAATGTATGGAAGTACCCTCAAAACCCGCATACCTGGATCAGAGATTCCTGTGTTTGGTATTCACAGGCATTAACTCGACAATTGGGCATGAAACGGTTTAAAGGGTATGTCGACGCATTTCACTACGGTAATCAGGATGTTTCGGGAGACAGAGGTCAAAATAACGGCTTAACCCATGCCTGGCTTTCCAGCTCACTTTCTATCTCACCCACAGAGCAAATTCAATTTCTACAAAAAATAATCTACAAGAAACTACCGGTGAGTCAAAAAGCTTATATCATGACTAAAAATATCATGTACATCCAGGAGTTGCCTGGTGGGTGGAAGCTTTATGGAAAAACAGGAACTGGTCGGCAGTTAACAAAAGATAAAAGCCAAAAATTGCCTTTGCAACATGGATGGTTCGTAGGTTGGATTGAGAAGGATGAGCGTGTAATTACCTTTGCAAAGCATATTGCAGATAGTAAAGAGAATAACACTTTTGCCAGTTTTAGAGCGAAAAATGATGCTCTGATTCAATTGTTTAACCTCATTAATGAGTTGGAGAAATAA